One window of Botrimarina mediterranea genomic DNA carries:
- a CDS encoding ABC1 kinase family protein, producing the protein MKLTSIPQIYRNANRWRDIFAILSKHGLADWFSRFDLPFTKRLRGRGGAGKPTVRREERVRRALEELGPAFIKFGQVLATRPDMVGVELADELAKLQTAAPADPPEVVRRSIAMALGKPVEECFATFDDVPIASASIGQVHRARLFDGREVAVKVRRAGVEHLLRVDTDILIGLADLAEKLPEFAPYRPRATAIEFSRTVRRELDFRDELRRIEQFREAFAGDPRVLIPQPHAELSSGQVLTLQWLDGAKLSDPNFASLANTDLSEVARHGAEVFLEMIFDHGLYHADPHPGNLLILPGGVIGLLDFGMVGRISDALREDLEDMLIAIVADDPPELTAVLLRIGVCPTTLDEDAFSADIADFVDHYGQMDVDRFDLAGALTELFRLVRRHGVSLTPQLAMLLKLLVMLEGTAKRLSPHFSLVELLGPMQRRMILRRLNPMRQAKKIRRLYGEVEQLAEEMPRRVRDLLTQFQSGRFEVHLEHRGLEPSVNRLVLGLLTSSLILAGALMVRTEVWPIYGVSAPGAIAFVFSGLLGLRLLRAISKSGWLDSH; encoded by the coding sequence ATGAAGCTCACGTCGATCCCGCAGATCTACCGCAACGCCAACCGGTGGCGCGATATCTTCGCGATCCTCAGCAAGCACGGGCTCGCCGACTGGTTTAGCCGGTTCGACCTGCCGTTCACCAAGCGGCTGCGCGGCAGGGGCGGCGCCGGCAAGCCGACGGTGCGTCGCGAAGAACGCGTCCGCCGCGCGCTCGAAGAGCTCGGCCCCGCGTTCATCAAGTTCGGCCAAGTGCTCGCCACTCGGCCCGACATGGTCGGCGTCGAACTAGCGGACGAACTCGCCAAGCTCCAGACCGCCGCCCCCGCCGACCCGCCCGAGGTGGTGCGCCGCTCGATCGCCATGGCGCTCGGCAAGCCGGTCGAGGAGTGCTTCGCGACGTTCGACGACGTCCCCATCGCGTCGGCGTCGATCGGCCAGGTCCACCGCGCGCGGCTCTTCGACGGACGCGAGGTCGCCGTCAAGGTGCGCCGCGCCGGCGTCGAGCACTTGCTGCGTGTCGACACCGACATCCTCATCGGTCTGGCGGACCTCGCCGAGAAGCTGCCCGAGTTCGCGCCCTACCGCCCGCGCGCGACGGCCATTGAGTTCAGCCGCACGGTGCGGCGTGAGCTCGACTTCCGCGACGAGCTGCGCCGCATCGAGCAGTTCCGTGAGGCGTTCGCCGGCGACCCGCGCGTCCTCATCCCGCAGCCGCACGCCGAGCTGTCTTCGGGGCAGGTGCTCACGTTGCAGTGGCTCGACGGCGCGAAGCTTTCGGACCCCAACTTCGCGTCGCTAGCCAACACCGACCTCAGCGAGGTGGCCCGCCACGGCGCCGAGGTCTTCCTCGAAATGATCTTCGATCACGGCCTCTACCACGCCGACCCCCACCCGGGGAACCTGCTGATCCTGCCCGGTGGCGTGATCGGGCTGCTCGACTTCGGCATGGTCGGACGGATCAGCGACGCCCTTCGCGAAGACCTCGAGGACATGCTCATCGCGATCGTCGCCGACGACCCGCCCGAGCTGACCGCCGTGCTGCTGCGGATCGGCGTCTGCCCCACGACGCTCGACGAGGACGCCTTCTCCGCCGACATCGCCGACTTCGTCGATCACTACGGCCAGATGGACGTCGATCGCTTCGACCTCGCCGGCGCGCTGACCGAGCTCTTCCGCTTGGTGCGGCGGCACGGCGTCTCGCTGACGCCGCAGCTGGCGATGCTGCTGAAGCTGTTGGTGATGCTCGAAGGGACCGCCAAGCGACTCTCACCGCATTTCTCGCTCGTCGAGCTGCTCGGGCCGATGCAACGGCGGATGATCCTCCGCCGGCTCAACCCGATGCGACAGGCGAAGAAAATCCGGCGGCTGTACGGCGAGGTCGAGCAGCTCGCCGAAGAGATGCCCCGCCGCGTTCGCGACCTGCTAACCCAGTTCCAGTCGGGTCGCTTCGAGGTGCACCTCGAGCACCGTGGCCTCGAGCCCTCGGTGAACCGCCTCGTGCTCGGCCTGCTGACCAGCTCGCTGATCCTCGCTGGCGCCCTGATGGTGCGCACCGAGGTGTGGCCGATCTACGGCGTCTCGGCCCCGGGAGCGATCGCCTTCGTGTTCAGCGGCCTGCTAGGACTGCGATTGCTGCGGGCGATCAGCAAATCGGGCTGGCTCGATTCGCACTGA
- the rpsU gene encoding 30S ribosomal protein S21: MVKLTLRDKETAQEAVRRFRKLVERSGIKKEMRIREFYEKPSATKRRAKIRAQRRNKRERTAPRG; encoded by the coding sequence GTGGTTAAGCTGACCCTTCGCGACAAAGAGACGGCTCAAGAAGCCGTGCGGCGGTTCCGCAAGTTGGTGGAGCGGAGCGGCATCAAGAAGGAAATGCGGATCCGCGAGTTCTACGAGAAGCCCAGCGCGACCAAGCGCCGCGCCAAGATCCGCGCCCAGCGCCGCAACAAGCGTGAGCGCACCGCGCCCCGCGGTTGA